A genomic stretch from Megalobrama amblycephala isolate DHTTF-2021 linkage group LG22, ASM1881202v1, whole genome shotgun sequence includes:
- the palmdb gene encoding uncharacterized protein palmdb isoform X2, translated as METSENSGMANIIDCEMEVLETELPESKDTGNINEQVCYDADVLESISTKVVVDILAGLPPTETKADELEDVCSPKEALVLEDTQEELYRNESITSSISDTPSSAESMYENDVTHKRQDSLRQEPLENIEPLENIEPLENIAPQPDDVDDADVLDPLGIDTHEAILENFGCEDPEETILEHYIREEVLSDVSTESCHDPDEIDECLRVEIAAASSDSETDEKWRCIFSSSINKEDDDSYLDSLELSAQELFVQKTEVLNTEEDSKETEEQEVPVGEEVLEQPEDEPDEQPQEISYNSSTLFHGLSKISEDDEELGRGSATHKSNSFDSVKSDSSKKVPKDYCVIQEMKSENVSTEHVDFKVARQQWLEIEEQTKNLTHHPSTPTTRSGTCQGSHSFMYTPVRNIDRPKRDLESLLLAEDYAHTQFSPCSEDSGLDDSSYRSPFDDPETPIEKEIRLTMEREENLRRERGMSKSYSSDCVQMRVRTASLNPGKLCQEVDEKRKMFEHEDDDSSISKSLCSQMPSFIITSSPTKSLHNQDLAANSVIILEPEPFPPSPRHGKMVSSKSADWRPEDTPNVIILETSNLIIRSASEFNLNSASEETQEKMFLNNPFFKLRSRSTISLVDEEIKMVKQREEELKRQRASIYSKDHFLMSPNRLDSSSFTDDVPIKCKSSPSSPMKTCRMDRSALSCDHRFPETYAGGRRKSAMALRWEAGEFVKNE; from the exons ATGGAGACAAGTGAAAACTCCGGCATGGCAAACATAATCGACTGTGAAATGGAAGTCCTGGAGACTGAGTTACCTGAGAGCAAGGACACAGGAAACATAAATGAACAAGTTTGTTATGATGCTGATGTTTTAGAGTCCATTAGTACAAAAGTTGTGGTTGACATTTTAGCAGGCTTACCTCCTACAGAGACCAAGGCTGATGAGCTTGAAGACGTTTGCAGTCCAAAAGAGGCACTTGTCTTGGAGGACACACAAGAAGAACTTTATCGCAATGAGTCAATTACCTCTTCGATATCCGACACTCCGTCAAGTGCTGAGAGCATGTATGAGAATGACGTCACGCATAAGAGGCAAGATTCGCTGAGACAGGAACCATTGGAGAACATTGAACCATTGGAGAACATTGAACCATTGGAGAACATTGCACCTCAACCAGATGACGTTGACGATGCAGATGTGTTAGACCCATTGGGTATAGACACACATGAAGCCATCCTAGAAAATTTTGGATGCGAGGACCCAGAAGAAACCATCCTTGAGCACTACATCCGAGAAGAAGTTCTGTCAGACGTCTCCACAGAGTCCTGTCATGACCCAGACGAAATAGACGAGTGTCTTCGTGTCGAAATAGCTGCAGCGTCGTCAGACAGCGAAACCGATGAGAAATGGAGGTGCATCTTCTCTTCCTCCATCAATAAGGAAGATGATGATTCCTACCTTGACAGCCTTGAGCTGAGCGCACAAGAACTCTTTGTTCAAAAAACAGAAGTTCTGAATACTGAGGAAGATTCAAAGGAAACCGAAGAGCAGGAGGTTCCAGTGGGAGAAGAAGTGCTAGAACAACCAGAGGACGAGCCAGATGAGCAACCGCAAGAGATATCTTACAATTCTTCCACATTGTTCCACGGCTTGTCCAAGATTTCCGAAGACGATGAGGAGCTTGGACGAGGCTCAGCAACCCACAAGAGCAATTCATTTGATTCCGTCAAATCCGATTCCAGCAAAAAGGTGCCTAAAGATTACTGTGTGATTCAAGAAATGAAAAGCGAGAACGTCAGTACAGAGCATGTGGATTTTAAAGTTGCTCGCCAACAGTGGCTAGAGATCGAAGAGCAAACAAAAAACTTGACACACCATCCAAGCACACCAACAACTCGATCTGGCACCTGCCAAGGTAGTCACAGTTTCATGTATACGCCTGTCCGCAACATCGACAGGCCCAAGAGGGACCTTGAGAGCTTGTTGCTTGCAGAGGACTATGCGCACACCCAGTTTAGCCCTTGCTCTGAGGATTCAGGTCTGGATGACTCTAGTTACAGATCACCGTTTGATGACCCAGAGACTCCAATTGAGAAAGAGATTCGCCTAACCATGGAGCGCGAGGAGAACTTGAGGCGTGAGAGGGGAATGTCAAAATCGTACTCTAGCGACTGCGTACAGATGAGGGTAAGAACTGCCAGCTTGAACCCTGGAAAACTATGCCAAGAAGTCGATGAGAAAAGGAAGATGTTTGAACATGAGGATGATGACAGTAGTATATCCAAATCACTCTGCAGCCAGATGCCTTCTTTCATCATTACCTCCTCACCAACAAAAAGCTTACACAATCAAGACTTGGCGGCCAATAGCGTTATCATCCTCGAGCCAGAGCCTTTCCCTCCAAGTCCACGGCATGGAAAGATGGTGTCCTCCAAATCTGCTGACTGGAGACCTGAAGATACCCCTAATGTCATCATTCTGGAGACATCAAACCTCATCATTCGAAGTGCATCCGAGTTCAACTTGAATTCTGCTTCTGAGGAAACCCAAGAGAAGATGTTCCTCAACAACCCATTTTTTAAGCTGCGGTCCAGGAGTACGATATCTCTCGTTGATGAGGAGATTAAGATGGTGAAGCAGCGAGAAGAAGAACTGAAGCGTCAAAGGGCCAGTATTTACTCGAAGGATCACTTCCTGATGTCTCCAAACCGTTTGGACAGCTCATCGTTTACAG atGATGTGCCAATTAAATGTAAATCATCCCCTTCGTCTCCAATGAAAACATGCAGAATGGATCGGTCAGCTTTGTCATGTGATCATCGA TTTCCTGAAACCTATGCTGGAGGCCGACGTAAAAGTGCCATGGCTTTGCGCTGGGAGGCAGGGGAGTTTGtgaaaaatgagtaa